TGTTCGAGGGCGCGAAGCATTATCAGGGCCCGAATTTCACGTCTGATCGCGGCACGATCCGGGTGCTGGAAGATGGCAAGGAAATCACTGTGCTGCACCCGGAAAAACGCCTTTACACCGTGCAGCAGTCGATGATGACCGAAGCCGGTATCGACGCCGGTTTCACCCGTGACCTCTACGTCGCACTGGGCGAGCCGCTGGATAACGGCGCCTGGGCGGTGCGGGTTCACGTCAAGCCGTTCGTGCGCTGGATCTGGTTCGGCGGGCTGATTACCGCGCTGGGTGGTTTACTGGCGGCGCTGGACAAGCGTTATCGAGTCAAAGTGAAAGCCCGCGTGCGTGACGCCTTGGGCCTGTCGGGAGCGGCGGTATGAAGCGTTGGGTGTTGTTGATTCCGCTGGTGCTGTTTCTGGGCGTGGCGGGTTTTCTGTATCGAGGGCTCTACCTTGACCCGGCGGAACTGCCGTCGGCGTTGATCGATAAACCGTTTCCCGAGTTTTCGTTGCCGGCGGTGCAGGGCGGCGCTGTCATCACTCGCGCCACCCTGTTGGGCAAGCCGGCGCTGATCAACGTCTGGGGCACCTGGTGCGTCGCCTGTCGCGTCGAGCATCCGGTGCTCAACAAGCTGGCGCAGCAGGGCGTGGTGATTTACGGCATCAACTACAAAGACGTCAACGCCGACGCGCTGAAGTGGCTGAGCGAATTTCACGACCCGTATCAGCTGAACATTCGCGACGAAGCCGGCAGTCTGGGCCTGAACCTGGGAGTCTACGGCGCGCCGGAAACGTTTCTGATCGACAGCAAGGGCATCATTCGCTACAAGCACGTCGGTGTGATCGACGAAGCGGTCTGGCGCGACAAACTGGCCGGTCAGTACCAGGGTCTGGTCGATGAGGCCAGGCAATGAGGCGTTTGATTGCGGCCGCCGCTCTGACGCTGGGACTGGCGGGCCTCGCCCACGCGGCCATTGACGCCTACACGTTCAAGGACGAGGCCGAGCGCGCACGCTACAGCGATTTGACCAAGGAGCTGCGCTGCCCCAAGTGCCAGAACCAGGACATCGCCGACTCCAACGCGCCCATCGCTGCCGACCTGCGCAAAGAGATCTACCGCATGCTTGGCGAAGGCCAGAGCAATCAGCAGATCATCGACTTCATGGTCGACCGTTACGGCGAGTTCGTGCGTTACAAGCCTGAGTTGAGTGCACGCACCTGGTTGCTGTGGTTCGGTCCGGCTGGCTTGTTGTTCGGCGGGGTGTTGTTGATTGGGGTGATTGTCGTTCGCCGTCGCGCCAAACGTACTGCAGACACCGAAGTGCTTTCTGACGAGGAGCGTCAGCGCCTCGCCCACCTGTTGGATAAAAACCACGAATGATTGATTTTTGGCTAGCCGCTGGCCTGCTGTTGCTGGTCGCCTTGGGGTTTCTGCTGATTCCCGTTTTGCGTGGCCGTCGTGCGCAACGTGAAGAAGACCGCACGGCCCTGAACGTCGCGCTCTATCAGGAACGCGTGGCTGAGTTGCAGGTTCAGCAGGAGGAGGGCGTCTTGTCCTCGGCGCAGCTGGACAGTGGCCGCGCAGAAGCTGCGCGGGAATTGCTGGCCGATACCGAAGGCGCTGAAGCTGAGCGTGTTTCAAGGCTGGGCAAGCCGCTGCCACTGGTCGCTGCGTTGCTGGTGCCGGTGCTGGGGTTTGCGCTGTATATGCATTTCGGCGCCAGTGACAAGGTCGAACTGACCCGCGAGTTTGCTCAGCCACCCGGTTCGCTGGTGGAAATGACCAGCCGTCTTGAGCGTGCGGTCAAGGCGCAGCCGGATTCGGCCGAAGGGATTTATTTCCTGGCGCGGACCTACATGGCTCAGGATCGCCCCGCCGATGCCGCCGCCATGTTCGAGCGCGCCGTGGGCCTGGCCGGACGTCAGCCCGAGCTGCTCGGACAGTGGGCGCAGGCATTGTATTTTGCCGGCAACAAGCATTGGTCGCCGCATATTCAGGCGTTGTCCGATGAGGCGTTGAAGCTTGATCCAAAGGAAGTGACCAGTCTTGGGCTCAAGGGGATTGCTGCGTTCGAGGGTGAGCGCTATCAGGAAGCGGTGGATTACTGGAAACGCCTGCTGACCGCGCTGCCGGCTGATGACCCGTCGCGTTCGGCCCTTGAGGGCGGGATCGCCAGGGCGGCTGACAAGCTTCTCCAAAACGGCGGCAAGCTGACTGAAACGCCGGTGGTGTCTGCCAAAAGTGCGACGCTCAGCGTGCGTGTGACGCTCTCGGATGCGCTCAAAGACAAGGTGCTGCCGACCGACACGGTATTCGTGTTTGCGCGCGCTGTGTCCGGGCCGCCTGCGCCGCTGGCGGTCAAGCGGGTGACAGTCGCC
The DNA window shown above is from Pseudomonas sp. BSw22131 and carries:
- a CDS encoding cytochrome c-type biogenesis protein → MRRLIAAAALTLGLAGLAHAAIDAYTFKDEAERARYSDLTKELRCPKCQNQDIADSNAPIAADLRKEIYRMLGEGQSNQQIIDFMVDRYGEFVRYKPELSARTWLLWFGPAGLLFGGVLLIGVIVVRRRAKRTADTEVLSDEERQRLAHLLDKNHE
- a CDS encoding DsbE family thiol:disulfide interchange protein yields the protein MKRWVLLIPLVLFLGVAGFLYRGLYLDPAELPSALIDKPFPEFSLPAVQGGAVITRATLLGKPALINVWGTWCVACRVEHPVLNKLAQQGVVIYGINYKDVNADALKWLSEFHDPYQLNIRDEAGSLGLNLGVYGAPETFLIDSKGIIRYKHVGVIDEAVWRDKLAGQYQGLVDEARQ
- the ccmI gene encoding c-type cytochrome biogenesis protein CcmI, with protein sequence MIDFWLAAGLLLLVALGFLLIPVLRGRRAQREEDRTALNVALYQERVAELQVQQEEGVLSSAQLDSGRAEAARELLADTEGAEAERVSRLGKPLPLVAALLVPVLGFALYMHFGASDKVELTREFAQPPGSLVEMTSRLERAVKAQPDSAEGIYFLARTYMAQDRPADAAAMFERAVGLAGRQPELLGQWAQALYFAGNKHWSPHIQALSDEALKLDPKEVTSLGLKGIAAFEGERYQEAVDYWKRLLTALPADDPSRSALEGGIARAADKLLQNGGKLTETPVVSAKSATLSVRVTLSDALKDKVLPTDTVFVFARAVSGPPAPLAVKRVTVADLPVDVELTDADAMMPQLKLSNFPEVQLVARVSRAGQPTAGEWIGRSQPLPSNVTARQALTIDSPDK